In the Muricauda sp. MAR_2010_75 genome, one interval contains:
- a CDS encoding FtsX-like permease family protein, giving the protein MIKNYMKIAWRTLMRNKVYFSINTIGLSIAIAVSFLMLLWVFDEYGMDKFHEKDDQLFFAMRTIPLEKGVLDVYPNVAYPMLETAKELFPEVEDYVTLGHTFEDNLRFGDTQFRAKGAFANSALFHSFSFPVLAGNIDDLDNKPEALAISERLAKRLWGEDWPQKALGGPIHIYDNGDYAVAAVYKDFPSQSSIQNDFYCGFEHFLSQNEWMNEWGNNIMQGVFVLKKGADAALVEQKVNDLFQSNIEGEIKEGIFFQKFSDNYLHNQFDDKAQVSGGRIEYVRIFAVAAILLLIISCINFINLSTAYATNRSSEIGVRKVVGAKKKMLISQFFTETAFVTSISFLVGLSFAYLLLPSVNTLTGKELAIDFTQPYLLLTVFGVFVFTTLLSGAYPSLVVSSFRPISALKGVVHEGKNTVSLRKGLVILQFSLAIVLIISALIIQKQIKYVNEKDLGITKDHMIAIHQDEVLTEKYGVLRSELLKSEGIEDVTLAGPSPLKTPYSSSGVSWPGKTKDQENLEFALLWTAHNFPNTFNIPLKAGNYYREGSQDTLNVVVNETGARIMGLGDNPIGKTVQLWGSQRQIIGVLKDFHNRSLYQSIQPTIFLLDPNDAGALFVKLDESRIEQALASVQLVFENVIPDMPLHYEFLDEEYAANYRTETLTGTLAKYFAFIAILLSCLGLFGLATFMAKQRKKEIGIRKVLGATINNIIVLISTDFLKLIIIAAIISAPLAYLFMDEWLGKFAYHINFPIWTFALASALAMLVTLLTIGFQAVKSALTNPVKSLRTE; this is encoded by the coding sequence ATGATTAAGAATTATATGAAGATTGCCTGGAGGACCTTGATGAGGAACAAGGTCTATTTTTCCATCAATACCATAGGTCTTTCCATCGCCATTGCAGTATCCTTTCTCATGTTACTTTGGGTTTTTGATGAGTATGGCATGGACAAATTCCATGAAAAAGATGATCAGCTCTTTTTTGCCATGCGAACAATTCCTTTGGAAAAAGGAGTTTTAGACGTATATCCCAATGTTGCTTACCCAATGCTGGAAACCGCAAAAGAACTGTTCCCCGAAGTTGAAGACTACGTAACCCTTGGACACACTTTTGAGGATAACCTGCGTTTTGGGGACACCCAATTTAGAGCAAAAGGTGCCTTTGCAAATTCGGCCCTTTTCCACTCATTTTCCTTTCCTGTGCTGGCCGGAAACATAGACGATTTGGACAATAAGCCTGAGGCTTTGGCCATTTCCGAGCGATTAGCCAAAAGACTTTGGGGGGAGGATTGGCCCCAAAAGGCATTGGGTGGCCCCATACATATCTACGATAATGGAGATTATGCAGTAGCAGCTGTTTATAAGGACTTTCCTTCCCAATCATCCATACAAAATGATTTTTACTGCGGCTTTGAGCATTTTCTAAGCCAAAATGAGTGGATGAATGAATGGGGGAATAATATCATGCAGGGGGTATTTGTGCTTAAAAAGGGAGCCGATGCGGCCTTGGTTGAGCAAAAGGTAAACGACCTGTTCCAGTCGAATATTGAAGGTGAAATAAAAGAGGGCATCTTCTTCCAAAAATTCTCAGATAACTATCTACACAATCAGTTTGATGATAAGGCTCAAGTGTCCGGTGGTAGAATTGAATATGTGCGCATTTTTGCCGTTGCTGCCATCTTATTGTTGATCATCTCCTGTATAAATTTCATAAATCTATCCACTGCTTATGCCACCAATCGATCCAGCGAAATCGGGGTAAGAAAAGTGGTGGGAGCCAAAAAGAAGATGCTCATCAGTCAGTTTTTTACCGAAACTGCATTCGTTACCAGCATTTCATTTCTGGTGGGCCTTTCCTTTGCGTATCTACTGTTGCCATCTGTCAACACGCTGACCGGCAAAGAATTAGCGATTGATTTTACCCAGCCTTATTTGCTCCTTACAGTTTTCGGGGTGTTCGTATTTACCACCCTATTATCCGGAGCATATCCATCATTGGTGGTTTCATCCTTTCGCCCCATAAGTGCTTTAAAAGGGGTTGTTCATGAAGGCAAGAACACCGTGTCGCTGCGAAAAGGACTCGTTATTCTACAATTCTCCCTGGCCATAGTATTGATCATCTCTGCTTTGATCATACAAAAGCAAATTAAATATGTAAATGAGAAAGACCTCGGTATCACAAAAGACCATATGATTGCCATCCATCAGGATGAAGTCCTTACCGAAAAATATGGGGTTTTGCGCTCAGAGTTATTAAAATCCGAGGGCATCGAGGATGTCACCCTTGCAGGGCCTTCTCCCTTGAAGACGCCGTATTCCAGTAGTGGGGTCAGTTGGCCGGGCAAAACCAAGGACCAAGAAAATCTTGAGTTCGCTTTGCTTTGGACCGCACATAATTTTCCAAACACCTTCAATATTCCCCTTAAAGCGGGCAATTACTATCGGGAAGGGTCTCAAGATACCCTAAATGTAGTGGTCAACGAAACCGGTGCCAGAATCATGGGGCTGGGAGATAACCCAATTGGGAAAACCGTTCAACTATGGGGGTCCCAGCGCCAAATTATCGGGGTGCTCAAAGACTTCCATAATCGTTCGCTGTACCAATCCATTCAACCGACCATTTTCTTACTGGATCCCAATGACGCAGGAGCACTGTTTGTTAAGTTGGACGAATCAAGAATTGAACAGGCCCTGGCTTCAGTACAACTTGTTTTTGAAAATGTCATTCCGGATATGCCCTTACACTATGAGTTTTTGGATGAAGAATATGCTGCCAACTACAGAACAGAGACTTTAACCGGTACCTTGGCCAAATATTTTGCATTTATAGCCATTCTCTTATCCTGTCTAGGTTTGTTTGGGCTCGCCACATTCATGGCCAAACAACGGAAGAAAGAAATAGGTATCCGGAAAGTACTTGGGGCAACCATCAACAATATTATTGTGTTGATATCAACAGATTTCTTGAAGCTCATTATAATCGCCGCAATCATATCAGCACCTCTCGCCTACTTATTTATGGACGAATGGCTTGGCAAGTTTGCCTATCATATCAATTTCCCTATTTGGACTTTTGCATTGGCCAGTGCACTGGCCATGCTGGTAACTCTGCTTACCATTGGATTTCAAGCGGTAAAATCCGCTCTTACAAATCCTGTGAAAAGCCTTAGAACGGAATAA
- a CDS encoding ABC transporter permease produces the protein MIKTHLRIAWRNLKRNPLFSLINILGLSTGLACAFLIFFWVNDEMTVDRFHENDANLYQILMKSKENGMVRIHEGTQGPLSEAMEKDLPEVNHAVTVMNLEKEGMGITFANEENTFKTEGLFASDAFFDVFSFPLLRGSVNQVLQDKAAIVISENFALKLFGSVDKAINQELKYSFFGKEQSGKITGVFEDVPKKSTMKFNFVATKQKLIEDIWTNGKEWYNTGPQTYLLLKPNIDKTAFDKKIERFVDNYNKNNKFSLFTRQFSDAYLKGNYEDGVQTGGKITYVRLFSFIAILVLLIACINFMNLSTARVTKRFKEIGVKKTVGSTKKTLVVQFLSESIFLTFLSFLVAIVMILLLIPAFNHITEKELDLSLILQNIPALVLAALVTGLISGSYPAFYLSGFSPLATLKGTFKSQGSELLTRKGLVVFQFMASLVLIIAVLIINNQLEFALNKPIGYQKDHIVQFDLEGKAYENIPFLFDEIKKIDGVEEVGGLSQSIVREDGGSSTYGIYWPGKPEDAEIDFIIRDIDENLMQTLKIEMAEGSSFTQDLGSPESYLIFNEEAIRLMGLENPVGYKVNLWGEDKTILGVMKDFHTASIMEPISPVVFQYSPNNLLLGMVRIKPGSETKTLAKIKQFYTTYNPGYNFNFSFQDQVFNAQYFSEQRILTLSKYFAILAIFISCLGLFGLAAFNNQMRIKEIGVRKVLGSSVVGILKLLFLDFIKLVLLSIFIASPIAWYLMKGWLQQFAYRIDIGWAVFAFAGLLTILVASVTIGYQALRAAMVSPVKSLRTE, from the coding sequence ATGATAAAGACACATTTGCGAATAGCTTGGCGGAATCTTAAAAGAAACCCCTTATTCTCCCTAATAAACATTCTTGGCCTTTCCACAGGTTTGGCATGCGCGTTTTTGATTTTTTTCTGGGTGAATGATGAAATGACGGTCGACAGATTCCATGAAAATGATGCCAATCTGTATCAAATATTGATGAAGAGTAAAGAAAATGGAATGGTCCGAATTCATGAAGGAACCCAAGGCCCTCTGTCCGAAGCCATGGAAAAGGATTTACCCGAAGTTAATCATGCCGTTACGGTGATGAATCTGGAAAAAGAAGGAATGGGAATCACCTTCGCCAATGAAGAAAATACATTTAAAACAGAAGGCCTTTTTGCAAGTGATGCGTTTTTTGATGTTTTTTCCTTTCCACTCCTGAGAGGTTCAGTGAATCAAGTGCTCCAAGACAAAGCGGCTATTGTAATCTCGGAAAATTTTGCCCTGAAACTTTTTGGGTCAGTGGATAAAGCTATAAACCAAGAGTTGAAATACAGCTTTTTTGGAAAAGAGCAAAGCGGAAAAATAACAGGGGTTTTTGAGGATGTTCCCAAAAAATCTACCATGAAGTTCAACTTTGTGGCCACCAAGCAGAAACTAATAGAAGATATCTGGACCAACGGAAAAGAATGGTACAATACCGGACCACAAACCTATCTGCTTCTTAAGCCCAATATTGACAAAACGGCTTTCGACAAAAAAATTGAGCGGTTTGTGGACAATTATAATAAAAACAACAAATTTAGCCTGTTCACAAGGCAATTTTCCGATGCTTATCTAAAAGGAAATTACGAAGATGGTGTTCAAACTGGGGGGAAAATCACCTATGTTAGGCTCTTCTCGTTCATTGCCATTCTGGTTTTGTTGATTGCGTGCATCAACTTCATGAATCTTTCCACGGCCCGAGTTACCAAAAGGTTTAAGGAAATAGGTGTTAAAAAGACGGTTGGAAGCACCAAAAAAACTTTGGTAGTTCAATTTTTGAGCGAGTCAATCTTCCTGACCTTTTTATCCTTTCTGGTGGCCATTGTAATGATTTTGTTGCTGATTCCCGCTTTCAATCATATTACCGAAAAAGAACTTGATCTATCCTTGATCCTTCAGAATATCCCCGCTCTGGTATTGGCTGCTCTTGTCACCGGTTTAATATCGGGCAGCTATCCCGCATTCTATTTGTCAGGTTTCAGCCCATTGGCAACATTGAAAGGTACGTTTAAAAGTCAAGGCAGTGAATTATTGACACGTAAGGGCTTAGTGGTCTTTCAATTTATGGCGTCCTTGGTTTTGATCATCGCGGTTTTGATCATCAATAATCAATTGGAATTTGCACTCAACAAGCCCATTGGCTATCAAAAAGACCACATCGTCCAATTTGATTTGGAGGGAAAAGCCTATGAAAATATCCCATTCTTATTCGATGAAATAAAGAAAATTGATGGTGTTGAAGAAGTTGGCGGATTAAGTCAAAGCATTGTTCGGGAAGATGGAGGTTCTTCCACCTATGGTATCTATTGGCCCGGTAAACCTGAAGATGCCGAAATTGATTTCATCATTAGGGATATAGATGAAAATTTAATGCAGACCCTAAAAATAGAAATGGCCGAAGGCTCCTCGTTCACCCAAGATTTGGGGTCGCCGGAATCCTATCTTATTTTCAACGAAGAGGCCATACGCTTAATGGGGTTGGAAAATCCTGTAGGCTACAAAGTAAATCTTTGGGGAGAGGACAAGACCATTTTGGGTGTGATGAAGGATTTCCACACCGCATCCATTATGGAGCCCATTTCGCCAGTAGTTTTTCAATATTCTCCCAACAATCTGCTTTTGGGCATGGTGCGGATTAAACCAGGTTCTGAGACTAAAACATTAGCAAAAATCAAACAGTTTTACACTACCTATAATCCAGGGTACAATTTTAATTTCTCTTTTCAGGATCAGGTGTTCAACGCACAATATTTTTCTGAACAACGGATTTTGACCCTCTCCAAGTACTTTGCCATTCTTGCCATTTTTATCTCATGTCTTGGCTTGTTTGGGTTGGCGGCCTTCAACAACCAAATGCGAATTAAAGAAATAGGGGTGCGAAAGGTTTTAGGGTCATCCGTTGTGGGGATTTTGAAACTGCTTTTTCTTGATTTTATCAAACTTGTTTTGCTTTCCATTTTTATTGCATCTCCCATTGCTTGGTATCTTATGAAAGGGTGGCTTCAGCAATTTGCGTATCGAATAGATATTGGGTGGGCGGTATTTGCATTCGCAGGGTTGCTCACTATTCTTGTGGCTTCGGTGACCATTGGTTATCAGGCATTGAGAGCGGCCATGGTAAGTCCTGTAAAAAGTTTACGCACAGAATAA
- a CDS encoding ABC transporter permease codes for MLKNHIRIAWRNIKKDKLFTTIKIGGFAIGVAACLLIALFIGNELSYDNHYKNKDRIYRVVMQGVMDGEVLKSVHFQRLFAETLQAKYPEIEKAGKVNTSELFGAGRRALRPEGTFQNNFEEGFIYADQPVFEILEYDLEEGNPEQVLVNPGSIVLTASKAKKYFPNGNAVGQTMFLDDDSTKPYTVTGVIKEDPSQKSHLNFDFLLAIEDTNTSWTTTNYFTYLLVGENTNIPSLEKKMRAILEEYFIPASMERGMGEEFMEVFKTLEYKLQPVTDIHLKSDIKMGDRLKHGDIRFIWLFAAIAIFVLVLAAINFINLSTAKSANRAKEVGLRKTVGAFRSNLVNQFLIESIIFSLISFIIGVLLAWALLPNFNTIAAKDIVMPWNLWWFIPILLFASLVIGSIAGLYPAFYLSAFKPANVLKGSLSTGSKSGKLRSGLVVFQFTTSIVLIIGTLIIYKQMNFILDKKLGFNKEQVVLIKGTDLLKNNSQTFKDRLLGISEVKEVSISDYLPVDGTKRNGNTFGMVGAGAQNKTVPAQIWRVDFDYIKTLGLQIKEGRGFSKDFATDSSAIVINATMAKELGYEDPIGKRINNGQDWTIIGVLEDFHFKNLKEDIAALSLVIGNSPGTVAVKLNAGQTNRAIGNIETVWQEFVPNQAFEYTFLDQEFALMHDDVQRMGKIFNSFALFAILVACLGLFALSAFLGEQRKKEISIRQVLGAPFKSIYQLLTMDFMKLILISILIAVPIGWYMMDRWLEDFAYRIDISWSIFFLAGILALCIAFLTVSYQAIKAALASPIKSLRAE; via the coding sequence ATGTTAAAGAACCATATACGAATAGCTTGGCGAAACATCAAAAAGGACAAACTTTTCACCACCATTAAAATTGGTGGCTTTGCCATTGGTGTAGCCGCCTGTCTGTTGATCGCCCTTTTTATTGGGAATGAATTGAGCTATGACAACCATTATAAAAACAAAGACCGAATCTACCGAGTGGTCATGCAGGGCGTAATGGATGGTGAGGTGTTGAAAAGCGTTCATTTTCAACGTCTTTTCGCCGAAACATTGCAAGCCAAATATCCCGAAATTGAAAAAGCTGGCAAGGTAAATACCAGTGAGCTCTTTGGCGCTGGAAGAAGGGCATTGCGACCAGAAGGAACCTTTCAAAATAATTTTGAAGAAGGCTTCATCTATGCTGACCAACCTGTTTTTGAAATCTTGGAATATGATCTGGAAGAAGGAAACCCAGAACAGGTCTTGGTCAACCCCGGAAGTATTGTGTTGACGGCATCAAAAGCCAAAAAGTATTTCCCAAATGGCAATGCCGTGGGCCAAACCATGTTTCTTGACGATGATTCCACCAAACCCTATACCGTAACAGGTGTCATAAAGGAAGATCCTTCGCAAAAATCCCACCTCAATTTTGACTTTCTTTTGGCCATTGAAGATACCAACACGAGTTGGACAACCACCAACTACTTTACCTATTTACTGGTGGGTGAAAACACCAATATTCCAAGTTTGGAAAAGAAGATGAGGGCCATCCTAGAGGAATATTTTATTCCAGCAAGTATGGAAAGAGGTATGGGAGAAGAGTTTATGGAAGTGTTCAAGACCTTGGAATACAAACTGCAGCCAGTTACGGACATACACTTAAAATCAGATATAAAAATGGGAGATCGTTTAAAGCATGGCGATATCCGGTTTATCTGGTTGTTTGCCGCCATTGCCATTTTTGTTCTTGTATTGGCCGCCATAAATTTCATCAACTTGTCCACAGCAAAATCAGCAAACCGGGCAAAGGAGGTGGGGCTTAGAAAAACCGTTGGGGCCTTCAGAAGTAATTTGGTGAATCAGTTTTTGATAGAATCCATCATATTCAGCCTAATCTCTTTCATCATTGGAGTGTTGTTAGCTTGGGCTTTGTTGCCCAACTTTAATACCATTGCGGCGAAAGATATCGTAATGCCTTGGAACCTTTGGTGGTTTATCCCCATACTGCTATTTGCATCTCTGGTCATCGGATCTATTGCCGGCCTTTATCCAGCCTTTTACCTGTCAGCATTTAAACCTGCCAATGTGCTAAAAGGGTCTCTGAGCACAGGGAGCAAAAGTGGGAAACTACGAAGTGGTCTCGTTGTTTTTCAGTTTACAACTTCCATCGTTTTGATTATTGGGACCCTAATCATCTATAAACAAATGAATTTCATTTTAGATAAAAAATTGGGCTTTAACAAGGAACAGGTCGTCCTTATAAAAGGAACCGATCTTCTAAAAAACAATTCACAAACATTTAAGGACAGGCTTCTTGGAATATCGGAAGTGAAAGAAGTTTCCATTAGCGATTACCTCCCCGTGGATGGCACAAAACGAAATGGAAACACCTTTGGAATGGTCGGGGCAGGGGCTCAAAATAAAACGGTGCCCGCCCAAATATGGAGGGTTGATTTTGATTATATAAAAACCCTTGGGCTCCAAATTAAAGAGGGAAGAGGGTTTTCAAAAGATTTTGCCACAGACTCCTCGGCCATCGTGATCAATGCTACCATGGCAAAAGAGCTTGGCTATGAAGATCCGATCGGAAAACGCATTAATAACGGTCAGGATTGGACAATTATTGGTGTCCTTGAGGATTTCCATTTTAAGAACCTGAAAGAAGATATAGCAGCACTCTCGTTGGTGATAGGCAATAGCCCTGGCACGGTTGCGGTTAAACTAAATGCCGGCCAAACCAATAGGGCCATTGGCAATATTGAAACGGTATGGCAGGAATTTGTGCCCAATCAAGCTTTTGAATATACATTTTTGGACCAAGAATTCGCGCTTATGCATGATGATGTACAGCGAATGGGAAAAATATTCAACAGTTTTGCCCTATTTGCCATTCTAGTGGCATGCCTGGGCCTTTTTGCGCTGTCCGCTTTCTTGGGTGAGCAACGAAAAAAGGAAATCAGCATTCGACAGGTGTTGGGAGCGCCTTTTAAAAGTATTTACCAGCTATTGACCATGGATTTCATGAAATTGATCTTGATTTCCATTCTAATAGCTGTGCCCATTGGCTGGTATATGATGGACCGATGGTTGGAAGACTTCGCCTATCGCATCGATATTTCATGGTCTATCTTTTTTCTGGCCGGAATATTGGCATTGTGCATCGCTTTTTTGACCGTCAGTTATCAAGCTATAAAAGCCGCATTGGCCAGCCCAATTAAAAGTTTACGAGCAGAATAA